Part of the Amblyomma americanum isolate KBUSLIRL-KWMA chromosome 7, ASM5285725v1, whole genome shotgun sequence genome, ccaattattattattaagatgaAATGGTAGCAATAGGCGCTCTGCTCGTCCTCTATGTGCACACCACTGACGTGAGCTGTGGGGTGAAACTATTAACATCAACCAACTGGGTTTTGAGCAACCACTGAAAGCCCgcgtactgagcgatgtcagtgagTGGAAAAGAACCTCAGGAGGCCAAGAATAATCCGCAGCCTTGCAATACACCGCTTCTTTCTCTATGCATCATTTCATCTCCTTCATCGTCACATTCCCACACGATGGAGCTCAACTGTCAACCGAGAAACTCGCCGCTTGTCACTCGAGAGTACACTTTTAAAACTTTGCAGATGGCGTTAAAAACCAGCTTGCCCTTCATTTTAGCGCAGTTCGCAAAAATCATTTAGGTACGCATACCGATACACGCGCTTTTACACCGTCAGAAAACATTCGCATTTCTTGCCAATTTATTCGCTCTGTTAATTTCCAGTGTCTTTAAATACATTCATCCATGTCGCAAAACGTTGTcagtgtcaatttttttttatttttctcattttctcaATAAATTTCACAACGTTTTTTGCTATTCACAAAGTAAGGGAGCTAATGATAAATCAACGAACGAATCAGGCTACTTGGGTTGAATATCTAGGCAAGGTGCTAGCTTTTTGCGTAGGCAACTTTACCTCTAGAGCCCTCGCACAGTTCTTTGCCCTTGCAGGAAAAGACCCTATTCGGAGGGCCTGTGCACAAGACAAGGAAAGCATAAAACGATGGGCGTCATGTTTTTCGCAAGTTCTAACACAGTGCGCTCCGAATAACCAAGTATGAATACAGGCTTCTTAGAGCGTGCCATGCGTGATAGCAACACATGCAAGCACCTCAATCCACATCCATTTTTTATGAAGCAGTATGACAACAGCGTTCCCGGAACGGCGGATGAACGTACTGGTCATCTATGCTCCTTCCTCTATTTTACGTATGGAGCCGTTATCTCGCgcatgttcgtttttttttttttcaagcgctcCCATTTGCTGGCCGAGAGTAACCTTTCTTCTTACGACACAGCCTTTCACGATTCTCGGCCGCAAGGTATCACCGCGATCCTAGGCTTACACCTTCGCTTCAAAGAGGCAATCTGCTTTCCTGTGGCAAGCGGCACCTTCTCTGCCTGCAGCCTCAGGATGATGATGTCATCATTCATTCATGCTACGAAGGCGCCTCTTTGACACCGACGAAGCGTTCATTTCAAGACTCCGCAGGACGTCATAAAGGATTTATTATTCAGTTCCCATCACGGAGCCAGTGCGCGTTTTACCTATTTCCTGCTCTGCTATGAGAGTTGTAGAGCTCCTCTGGACGAGGTATATGAAAATATAAAGAATATGGGTAAAGGGACACCGAATTTTCTCTCCGTGCGAATATTTTACAGCCAGCAATCAGTGGTTGTGATTTTTGTTTGACAGAATGAAAACTTTGTCTAGAGCCATGTTGCGGTAGAATTCGTCATGTATAACTAAAGGTTGTAGTGGAGCCTCTCTCAGTGAGTAGGTTGTTCTAGGTTCTCCCCCAGGTAAGCAAACTGAGTCAGCGAAACAAGTGCAGTGACGCAAGAGCCACAATACCTGGCGGATCTATTTGAAATCTGCGGCATCTGGTGTATGCAGATTCCAGCAGCCTAGCTTGCCTCTACACAATACTTATCAAGAGATTCGCAAATGCAGTTAACACATTGTTGTGATGATAGACTAAGAATAAGATGTCACCATTCTTAAAGCAGCATTGCACGACACAGTGAAAAATTGTTTAGCTTCTTCCTCTCATTACATTTGCCCTGCATTCCTTTGGCTCCATCTTTTTAATGTCCTTTTGATGCTGACTGTTTTCTACGCTGCCTTTTCAAAGACACACAACTAACTACATAGGTGGTCTTGTTGGCGCTCCCTTACCCACTTAGGTAGTGGCAATTATTTAAACACGATAACTGTCCGACAAAAAGAGTTGACAGTGAGGAATCCAAGATAGATAAAATGACTCAAAGAGAAGAGGGCACGTAAAAAAATGAATTTAGGGAAGTGAGTACGTTCAACTGAGCACTTAAACGGAAAGAAAGTATTCACATACAATGCTCTATTTAATTATCAAAATACTAGCTGATTGCAATATCCTGTGCTTCAACCTTAGCCCAAAAATATCCAGGGTAGAGCAGGCACGCTTTAGTTTCTTTACACAAAATTGCAAAAGGCGGCTTACGAAGCAACTAAGACCTAAAAGGCAGCTCCTTCGCGATAATCAACAAAAGTGAATTAATTTTACGTGGTAGTAGGAACGTGCCGACAATTACATTTCCACGATTAGAGGTCGATAGTCGAACAGACGTCATTCTTTGGGGACAGATCTACAGAAAGCAAATATTTGACCTTATTATCGAAAATGCTAAACCTCTGAGCTAAGTGCTTGTCGCACATGACCAGACCTGACCAGGAATAATTTGACGGTTCTGCTCAGATTTTATTCCAGTTCGATTAAGGTTCGCCGCCGCGATTGCCCATTAAGGCAAGGATCTGATGAAAGCGTCAAAGGGTCGAATGAAAACAAATATATTACTGTAGTAGGATTTATTATTCTGGCATATATAGTATTATTCTACCTAAGCTTAGAGAATAACCACAGAGATAACAAGTCAGAAAATCAATGCCTTGATAAAAACGGACCATGTTGAGAATAACGCACTAACTCTAAAAGCAAATAACATAAGTGCAAACACTTTCGGCACAGTGTTGCCTGGCCTGATCAGATTCACTCCCAAGTGCCTCGTAGACAGTCATGGTATATAAGGCATGATAAGTATTAGATTACAGAAAGCACTTGAATAAGACAACGAGCTCTAATAAGTAGTCTCAATTGCTTACTTGAAAAGTATGGCATTTACAGGAAACAACAGCGctcacttaaagggacactgaggagaaattgaagttggtttgtatcgatagaatagcagctcctgatcacaaaaacgccactcttactgaaaacaaagctcttgtaatgtagaaaatagcaagaaccaaaatacaggtgtcgccgccacaggacaatctcgcaagtacaagcgtggtgacttcctaggacaagaggcgccaccttggaagaattttccttacttcatggaagccatgaatctctgaggctggcaaaggatggttgcgcaccgcaccgctagccgtcagaaatcacggagtctgcgtttacgtcacgtatcacgtcactccgttctgagacgtcataagagttgccgtggcgtcataagagttccctgagtttgaatcagagcggcgggaaaaacttttccatcttcgaatccaaatttctttgaaataaatgcatctttcgcgcccggacaagcggcaacaaagccatgaaatgccgaactatcagattttgctaacaaaaaaaaatgatagagttctcctcagtgtccctttaagcatgaCGTCGTCAAGCCGCTGAGGAAGCATATGGGAAATTTTCTGAGAGAATATCTACACAGACGGCACAGCGCGCATAAAATATAAAATGCCGGAAATAAAGGAGTGTAGCAGAGAGGCGCAAAATCTCCTTCGTGATTTACTCGCTGCCTTTAAATAAAGAATTTTGAACATTAGACCTTGAGATTTTAGGGGTAGGATTTAATATGAAATATCTCAGCAACCTCCGAATTGCTCACAATTAACACTTATTTGCTGCTAAGTATCCCTAGCGGAAAATTTCGGAAAATGATTGAAAACTTTTCTCAAATTTTGCCTCAACGATGGGCTCGCCACTAGCACCCCGAAGAAAAAGACGAAGACCTCAAGGCTCCTGCTCACGCGGTCCGCGCTCGTGTTCCAGCgttcagcagcaaagcagccatcTTCATTCGTCCATCCCGCTTTAGGCCCCACCTGTCTTCACGTCGGACAAGCACCCTGCGTGCAGGACCACTCCCGACGACGAAGGGATGCGAAGCCCTTCCGATGACTGCGTTACATTATCGTGAGGAAGACGACTTCTCCGATTTTGTGCTAACGTCCTGGGAGCAGCATGGTCGGATGACTTACTCTGGGTACCCGCCTGAGCAGCTCAGCTTGCCAGACGAACCTAAAGACACTCCTCGAAAGAAGCAAACTTTCGGAGTGTACGGATTCACAGCAGCCTGTCTCTTGTTGTTCACCATCATTCTCCTGGTCTGTATGTCCTTAGAACTGGTTGACGATGAGTCTCTGTCTGGCCTCGCGGACACTGCCGGAGGAGGCGCCTCCTCAACGACGCAGCTGGGGCAAGCAAGCTTTTCAGGGCTGGTGCCGGGAAAGCTGCGGTTTCGAACTCCTACCACCGCGACCAGCGCAGTCCCAGTGACCAGCCGTACTTCAAAACCATTGACTCGAACTCCAACGAAGACGACCGCTGCTGCGACGACTCAGCTCGACACGACTGCAACCACGAGAGCGAAATCTACAACCACCACTacaactactaccaccaccacgaccACGACCACGACCATCACACGCAGCACGAGCGGCGTAAGCAGCCCGAACACAAGGAGACCAACATCGACCACGAAGAAGCGCTCAACTTCAACAGCGGTGCCATCGACTTCTCGGACGTCTTCTCCAGTATCTTCTACCGCAAGTTCTACATCCACTCGGCTAACGACCCCCAAGACCAAAACGAGGCGGGTCAAGACTTCACTAGGGTGGATTGAAGGCAAGGTACTGGATATTGGATGGAGCCAAGTGGTCGCCTACGAAGGAGTTCCCTACGCTCAAGACGCTGGCAACGAGAGCCGCTTCCAGTCGCCAAACACGGCCAAGCCCTGGAGCCATGTCTACGATGCCACCCACCCAGGGCCTTCCTGCTACCAAGCAGCGCCGCTTGCCGAGGCCGCTACGTTCACAAGCGCACCACCATCGGAAGACTGCCTCTCGCTTAACGTTTGGGTGCCCGTGTGCAAAATCTACGGTAGCATCAACGAGACCTGTGGCCCACTAACCACCATGGTTTATTTCCACGGCGGCGACTTGCGTTGGGGTAGCAACTCGATGCCATTCTACAACGCCCAGACGCTGAGTGGCTTGGGCAAGGTGATCGTGGTGGTACCAAACTACCGGCTCGGCGCACTGGGATTCTTGCGTAATGCGATCACGGGCACCGAGACAAGCGCCGGCCTCAGCGACCAGGTGCTGGCGTTGGAATGGGTGTACCAGAATGTCGAGGTCCTAGGAGGCCGCAAAGACGACCTCGTCGTCTACGGACACGACTGGGGTGCCTACACGGCTGGGCTCTTCCTCTTATCCCCGAAGCTCAGTCGCAGGTACGTTACATTATACTGTGGATAATAACGTCATTTGCAGCAGCGAGCAGACCTGGCACAGGATACTctctcaagaaaaaaaacaacggtGAGGGAAGAAAAGACCAAGTTCTTAGCTGCCAAGTCGCCGTTACATCATGTTGTAAAGAACAGCAGCTCGTACATGAAGACCTCTAAACATATCCGAAGTCGAGCAGAAAGAGCATTCCTTCCTGGCCCAACTGACTTTAATGAACTGGTTCAAGGTCGTTCTCCATCAGTTAGGCAATATACTGatgtcaagtcaagtcaagtcaagtttatttttcttttcgtcgaaaagaaaggggccaggactacaagctgtgaaagacagcttgacaaggccctggcCCCCTACAATAATTGGCAGAGCAACAGCTATAAGAAAGATCAATTTGCATTATTTTATACATCGAAGAGTTTCATATTACTTTTGTCCGTATGAAAATAAGACACACAGTAAAGcacaaaaaaacagaaaattagaCACATCCTAAAAACACAGTCTTAAAATTAGAATACATCAAGATAACATTCTAGATACAAAGCAACACTAGGTTCACAACAGTTTTTCACGGCAAAAAAGACAAATTCGGCTATTAGACTTATATACTGGTTTGAATCCAGTTGCATGCAACTTATTCAGTAGTATGTGCTGAGTAGTCCCTCCTGTTGAGGCTTTGTACAGTTACTTTCATGCGGCTATAGTCTGGGACCTCTTCATATAACGTTATTTTCTTCCATCGTCTCTATTTTGACGCAGTCCATTTAACGCAGTTTTCTAGAACGGCCGCCTTTCATCCTTTTCACTTCATGGCGTCTTAAATAAATGTCGAAATGTTCTGTGAAACCTGGCACTACCATGCAGGTACGGTATCAAAAAGGCCATACTGGGCAGTGGCTCTCCGCTTATGCTCCCGCCACTCTTCGACGCCAGCAGACAGTGGAGCGGGTTCATCAAGCAGCTGGGGTGTGACGAGAAGGAGCTGATGCCGTGCCTGACCGCCGCCAAGCCTGCCGACTTAGTGGCGGCGATGGAACGACACCCAGGATCGGTGGCCGTCCTCCACCCGCACCAGTTCCTCTCCTCGACGCCACGCGAATTCCTCTCCTTCCCCTCCCTAAACTACAGCGACGTCCAACTCTTGTTGACCAGCACGTCTCTCGAGGGCTTCCACACGTACTTCAGCAAGCTCGGCCAGACTAGCCCCCACAACGTCACGTTCGACAGCTCGCTAGACGCAATCGGCCTGAACGAAAACACTCGCACGTACCTGGAACTGCTCATCCTCCAGCAGGACCTGGCCACGCACTACAAGATACCGCCAGGAGGCCGCGGAGAGCTGCACGTCTTCGCCATAGAGTTCTTCGGCGACCTTCTGTACAACTGCCCGTCCGTGCTGTTCGCCGAGCGCATGTGCAGTTTGGGAGCGGAAGTGACGCACGTCATCATAGACCAGCGACCCTTCTCCTGGAACCCGTTGCCGGTGCACCAGGCCAGGCCATCGCACCTGGACGACGTGTACTTCATCTTCGGCGCATTCTTGAACGCGAGAGATGAGAAGGGCAGTGGCAGCAGTTTCACGGATAAGAACATCGAACGTGACGCCAAGTACGCTAGACAGCTGGTGCGTATAGTGACTGACTTCGCCAAGGGCGGCACCGGCACTGCCCTTCGAGACAGGGGCTACACGGGCTACTGCGCCAAGCTGCAGTCGATCATGCTCCAACGCTACAGACATGTGGTGCCCTCGTGGAGGAGAAAGCAGTGTGCCGTGAATAATAAGCACTTCCACTACATTAACGAATTTTCTTGAGCCAGGACATTCGCTGTCTTCTACTCGTGTTTGTTTGCAGGACTACAGCGGCATGTCGCTTCGGTCGCAAAAGGAGGTCTACTGCGATCCATCTCATCTGAATAATCCTACAATTTATGCCGCACCCACCTTCCTCATAATGCGTTCAACCTGCAAACATTTACCCAACTCAGTTATACGCTGCCACGCTGTGCGCACACCTGGCATAGTACTACTTTAACGTAAATAGCTTTAGCTATCTGACTGATACCAAGCCCCGTTCGTTTCCTCAATGATTTTGTGTTGCGAATGTGCCTATCCATGGCTACTTGACAATTAGCTCAATCGCGctacttttttttgcgtttgttaGCAAAGCCTCACGCAGTGTCACACTTAAGTGATTTGTGCTATTTTTACATGCGCGTTTAGCTTCAACTTCTGagcccgtttttttttcaggaactgaACTTATGTATTGCGTTTTTCGGGAATGTAAATAACAAACTTTTCTGCGTTCAATTAAAAAGAAATTTCTAACTTTCAGGCGCAGACTGCTTGTTCAACATTTCGCAAGCTCTTCAAGATGACCAAATTACTGTTTTGTCTTTAAAGTACGATGTCGGCGAGCAATGGAGCCTGAAAATGTCGCGCACACTAGACACGCACGCTTTCGGCCTCTCGAAGCTCGATGTTTTGTGCTTCGTGTCCTCTCTCCAATCGCCCGAAATGATTCAGGTACGGCCCACGCCCTCGTCTTTTCTGAATGAACTTTGGGAATGTACCAACAGTTTTgtctcttctgtttttttttacttgacgtTAAGGTAACGGCAATACAAAGAGAACACCTGATGAGTATTCAATGATTGCTCAAAGTTTATGACCAACGAGGACACTTGCACCCTTTCctaaatagctttttttttttttgtgaataacGCGTGAATAACCGTACACTTTCTACTTCACTGCAAACAACAGATTTCGTTCATGCGTGCGGAGTTCTCTTGTTCGAGCTACCAGCTTTACGTAAGCACACGTACTACTCTAagcacaaatacgcctatatggaagTAAAAAGTGAATTAGAGACAGCTCGTTCCCTTTTTACTTATTTCTGTTTGTAGTGTACCGGCAACAAAAACTTACGGAACGCGAGTGTGCGGGGAAAAATTTTGGTGTAGTCATGTAATCTATTTGCCAAAAATGTTTGAATTTTTGAGAAAGTAATGCTGGTAACATATAACGCTGTTAAAAGGCTGGTAACAATACCAATCGACTGATTAGAAATGCAGTGCTACAATTTTTATCTCCGTGAGCAGGCATCCCGAAAACTATAGTATCTCAGCAAGAACTTTCGGTACATAAACAAGTTGAAAGGCAATACGTGTGTTTGTTAGTAAACAAAGTTTACAAATCGCCGGAATATGTCGTCGGACGCCTGACAATATATGGTGCTTTGGCAAGCTATACATACGCGCCAATGTAATCCTACGGCTTCGTCTCACTgaggttttttgtttttgttttgtctccCACAACAACAGCTGCACAAAGTAGTCGGCGCATCAGTGGTATACCGGTTCTTTCGGTACGTCGTATTCCTGCCAGCCTCCTCCAAGCCACTGGCAAACACCTTGGGAGCATGCAGGCTTCTGCTTGTCACCCCCTTGGACAGGGGCCAGGCAAGTACGCACGCAGAGAAGTCATCGCATACGAAGTCATAAGAGCCCGTGTCATCGATTATATGACCGATGGTTCACATGGCTCAATTAAATAGCGGTCACATTAACTGGTCATGTGACCAATATCCGGCTTTTCCCCGACAAGTGTCATTCACAGTCAGTGTCGGGTCTTTGAACGCATTTGCAAGCTAGACGCTGCAGAATGAATTGGCAGCATGCTAAGTACAACTAGGTGACCTTCGCGATCAAAGATTTCGAACTGAGTGACTGCACAGCGCGAAGGTAACACTTTCGCAATGCTGATACTATCTAGCATCTATATGAGCCGTGCTGATAATAATTCGTCTTAGTGACATTTACCTCTTCTAAAAATTTTGCGGTGTTCAGATCTGACCGTACCATTCAAATCTTAATGACTCTTCATatcttaacgagggcctcggttctgacagtcttgatggcataggtagcataagggggTTCTCGCATAGCTACCACCCTCGCCGGTCGATCAAGTTCCACGTGACACGGTAGTACAGGACCtactacgtccgccgcaatggacatgggtggcgctggtgaacactctcaaggttaggttacacgcaaCATAAATACTCCCGAAAGTAGAGCACTGGACAGAAGCCGCCGTTTCTCAGTTGGTAGAACTCAGGACGCGAAATTCCGAGGTCTTGGGCTggggtcccaccggcggcatgtagttgttttttcttctacttcctaAACAACtatctttcagcgataaaatagttacactattaatttcccattgatcaacAAGACAAATTAAAGAAAggatagaaacattcccctatgttccttggtttcggtgactgttgacttccttcatATGCATGCGGGCTTATTGGCATCTTAGAACTACGTCACTTGCAAATGAAGGCAACGCCCTAAatctcggctaatgatccggagt contains:
- the LOC144097665 gene encoding para-nitrobenzyl esterase-like — translated: MATFKAFLLSLILAFETFESTYTDASTVACVFSPALVRDIAKRILQASHVVLYVGKDEKLVDDESLSGLADTAGGGASSTTQLGPSDQPYFKTIDSNSNEDDRCCDDSARHDCNHESEIYNHHYNYYHHHDHDHDHHTQHERRKQPEHKETNIDHEEALNFNSGAIDFSDVFSSIFYRKFYIHSANDPQDQNEAVVAYEGVPYAQDAGNESRFQSPNTAKPWSHVYDATHPGPSCYQAAPLAEAATFTSAPPSEDCLSLNVWVPVCKIYGSINETCGPLTTMVYFHGGDLRWGSNSMPFYNAQTLSGLGKVIVVVPNYRLGALGFLRNAITGTETSAGLSDQVLALEWVYQNVEVLGGRKDDLVVYGHDWGAYTAGLFLLSPKLSRRYGIKKAILGSGSPLMLPPLFDASRQWSGFIKQLGCDEKELMPCLTAAKPADLVAAMERHPGSVAVLHPHQFLSSTPREFLSFPSLNYSDVQLLLTSTSLEGFHTYFSKLGQTSPHNVTFDSSLDAIGLNENTRTYLELLILQQDLATHYKIPPGGRGELHVFAIEFFGDLLYNCPSVLFAERMCSLGAEVTHVIIDQRPFSWNPLPVHQARPSHLDDVYFIFGAFLNARDEKGSGSSFTDKNIERDAKYARQLVRIVTDFAKGGTGTALRDRGYTGYCAKLQSIMLQRYRHVVPSWRRKQCAVNNKHFHYINEFS